The Podarcis muralis chromosome 16, rPodMur119.hap1.1, whole genome shotgun sequence genomic interval aaacgcttcaggttacagactccgctaacccagaaatagtgcttcaggttaagaactttgcttcaggataagaacagaagtcatgctccggtggcgcagcagcagcaggaggccccattagctaaagtggtgcttcaggttaagaacagtttcaggttaagaacggacctctggaacgaattaagtacttaacctgaggtaccactgtatttaataacaagaactccaacttatttaacATGAAAATTTatctgcattttagtgcaaatttctcctgatatccACATTCATATGGATATGTCCAACAGACACATTTTTACAAAGTTGTTTCctgtaatataatgtatttttttgcatgcaataGTCACAGGTGTATTTATCTTTATGCACACTTCACAATAGTATATGCAATCTATTTGTATATACTGTACACTTGTTGGCTAGAGGACTTCGTTGCAAAATTCAGTGCCAGTTTAAAAGGATGGCTGTACTTCGGTTCACATATTTTTTCAGAAAGTGTAAACATGGTGTGTTTTCCTTGGATTGTGGACTGAATCAGGAAATTGGAATTGTTGACATTGCAGTTTTTGTTGGGATGCAAAGAGTACTTTGGTACTCTTTGGTGAGCGAACCTCAGCAGAGATTTATAGTCACAAAATATTCAGCAAAGTGTGGAGATAAAGGCTGCTAGACCCTTAAAATGTGCCCTttaaagtgagttccaaagttcgcctctttccccagcatagaaaaagaccacacatttggtaagttaaaaatggtttacttacaaactcttccaaggtcaggttcatgtggaTTTCTGCCTGAGAGACTTTTTTTTTGTAGGTGGTGAAGAGAGATTCTCACGAAATAAACTTGATCTCTCCCACTCGGAAGAATGAAGGCGCTTGTGGCCATTCTGCTTTGTGTGATTGTCTTCCCTAAAGGTTTGGAGTGTGGTAAGTCTGTGTATGTTCATAGGGGAAGAGGGGAGAACTAGCTACATAATGTTTTGTAAAGCTTTTATTGCCTCAATTTCCCTCCTTAAAACCACACTgacattttctttccttctccgcTTCTGAACCAACCAAAGGGCCACACTGCCTTATGTTTCAAGACCACTCTCTCACAGACAGCTGCCCTCCAAAAGGACAAAAACATATTTCCTTCTCCACCCCagttccccttttctttctttctctctctttctctctcacacatatgcAAGACATAGAATGCCTCCACCAGTGCCAAAGTTTATTGACCAAAGTTCTCGCAACCCCCCTCCCAGTTTTGTAGCAATTTCTTaaacatttcagcaaaaaaaccctgcttgcacatttcccccaagttttcccagacattttgaaaGGCTGCCGACATCTTCACAAGACAGTATCACCAAagcaactatctgtaaacaaacaataaacatccagaaaaatggcaaaagtagtttctctTCCAAATAGgtttttttatcttaaacaattgCAAAAGTAAAGAGCTCACTAGTAATATATCAGTGCCTCAGtgctcatttattttcttttggaagaaaacctattacagtggtgccccgcaagacgaatgcctcgcaagacgaaaaactcgctagacgaaagggttttcagttttttgagttgttccgcaagacgaatttccctatgggcttgcttcgcaagacaaaacatcttgtgagttcttgcgagtttgtttcctttttcttaaagccgctaagctgttaatagctgctaagccgctaagccgctaagccgttaatagccgctaagctgctaatagccgtgcttcgcaagacgaaaaaaccccaagacgaagagactcgcggaacggattaatttcgtcttgcgaggcaccactgtacttgtgtcaATTGCAGTAGCCAATGTATCACAACCCtcctgttcattgttttattgaaATTTCCGCTGTGCAAAGTACGGGATTTTCCAGTCGTATTGCTCTATATAGGGAGATAAAAAAGAGCCTCAAATCGATTTACAATCAAGGtaaggaataaaataataaaataaatagaaaggagaTTTAACAGTGTTGCATAACGTCATCTTTGCTACCCGACTGCcttgaaaaacagaaaaatgattTTGCCTGGTACTGAAATGATGACGAAATCGGCGCCAGTCAAATTGCCAGGGGAAACATTCTCTTAACAGCATGGCTACTACAGGGAAGGCCCTGTTCTCTCACCGCCAACCCCTGGACCTCCCTTGAAGGTAGGACACAAAGAAGATCCTCAGATGGTTTTAAGGAGGAAATTGGTTCTTTAGGCATAGCAGTCCCAGTGTCTGATCCTCTTCTTCATCAGACATCCTAAATTGAGGTGGTGTTTTGCAGCTGGGTGGGAATGTGGTGCAGGATTATGAGAATTTATCATGGTGATGGCATGAAATAAGACCGCCCAGAAGactttacagtggcacctctggttgcgaatgggatctgttctggaggcccatttgcaacctgaacagaacgcaacctgcgtctgtgcatgcacgggtcgtgattcgccacttctgtgcatgcgcttgatgtcattttgcgcatctgtgcatgcgtgagcggcaaaacccggaagtaacccgttccattacttctgggtcaccgtgggacacaacctgaaaacgcgcaacctgaaatTATCATAactggaggtatgactgtagatcgAGAGGTCCACAAAACActttcccacccctttccccaatAAATGCACTGCACCTTTCCTCTCCTGAGTCTAATAAGGAGCCCCTTCTGCGCAGACACGGACGGTTGCATCGCCTCCTTGAAAAGAGACATCCTCAAGCTGATGGTCAAATGGGAAGATGCCAGCTGCCTACAGAACCAGCAGGGCCTGGTCCCAAACCTCCTCCAGACCCTCCCTCGGAGCTGCAAGGAAATCAAAACAGCTCTGGAAGGAGCTCCAGGTAGGTAAGCCAGAAGGAGATGCACCAGATCAGGGGCTCTTTGTAGGCATCACAAGGGGGTTGGGCCAAATGCCCCTttaggtcccttccgactctacaattctatgattctatgctcactgcggtgtcagggaatggtctgaaaaCGAGAActggggaatgcattctgttGCAGACCAGCTTCTCTCTGATGGAGAGCTGTAGGGGGAAGAGTCGCCCCCCCCCCGTCCACAACCTGttcagaaacagagagagacagGAGCTGAACAGCTTAGGGAGGAGCTACCTAGTTACGAGATAATGACAAGGGAGCCAGAAGGGAGGGTGCAGCTAGCTGAGACGTCACTTGAGAGTGTGGGGGATACCGCCCTCACCGTGGACTCGGAGGTCCGAACGTATCAGGGAGCAaaagaggcagagggagggatgAACTTAATTGTTGCGGAGGTCGGAGGAAGGATTTAGAgtagcctctccttgcggagagctgtaTATTTGTGGTTGTGacatgatgctgtaataaaaggaccATAATAATATCAAATGCTTGTAAATTCTTATCTGTGGAGTTaccgaagggaggggaggaatctCCACGCGGCAAGGATTACAAAACGTGATCAGAGTCGATGCCGCCAACGGAGAAAGGGTCATAAGGATAGCCTGTTTGGCTCATCGGCAGATGGGTTGTATTTCCTGAGCACGGAGGACGGTGAGATCTACCAAACCTTCTGCGACATGTCCACCAACGGAGGCGGCTGGACACTGGTGGCCAGCATCCACGAGAACAACATTTATGGGAAGTGCACCCTGGGAGACCGCTGGTCTAGTCAACAAGGGAACACTGCCAGTTACCCAAGTGGAGAAGGCAACTGGTCCAATAACAACACCTTTGGGACGGCTGTGGGCTCAACGTGTGATGACTATAAGGTGAGGCTCTGTTACCTTTCTTGAGCTTCTtgaggatgtgggtggcactgtggtctaaaccactgagcctcttgggcttgctgatcagaaggtcagcggtttgaatccctgcgacggggtgagctcctgttgctctgtccgaactcctgccaacctagcagtttgaaagcacacagtgcaagcagataaataggtaccgctgtggctggaaggtaaacagcatttccatgtgctctggtttccttcacggtgttctgttgtgccagaagcagcttagtcacgctggctagctcagttggggggggggcttgtggaCAGGTCAAATGACCTCCGtgggctgcttccagcacatgggccttaggttgctgacccctgccctacaaCTTCCTGCCTAACTTTTCATTCCACTTTGGTTGCGTTATGGAGTCGTCCCTCTAGATGGCAGCAATGTGTTAACCTtgtggaagcatcacagaacaactaccgtatttttcgctctataagacacacgttttcccctccaaaaattaaggggaaatgtgtgtgcatcttatggagcaaatgcaggctccatggcttcagcgaaagcaacatgaagcctccgtttctcctgctgcttcgctgaaggggcgctgcgcagagagggagagaattccccccccccttgttctctccctctaaaactaggtgcgtcttatggtcgctttttagagcgaaaaatacagtattgaaGCAGAGTCTTGTGTGGATGGTCCATTATGAATCCACCACTGAGGCACTCTGATTGCAGAATAAGGCCCTGACTAAATATATAGGTGTTTTCCCCTACCATCTTCTGATATTTTACAGAACCCAGGCTACTCTGACCTCCAAGCACGGGATATGGCCATCTGGCATGTCCCAAACAACACCCCCATGAGGGAATGGCGTGACTCTGCCTTCTTGAGGTATCACACCGAGACCGGGTTCTTGTCTGTAGAAGGAGGGAACCTTCATGGGCTTTATCAGGTAACTGATGTGGCTGAATGGACAGTCAATATTTAGCGCCTCAGTTAGTCTGGACCTCTAAAAAAAGGATGTGGTGGTGTGTGTTTGAGAGCAGATTTCCAAATACCCGAAGACCTCAGATGTAGATCTCAGAGGTCCAGGTTCCCATCCTGTCACAACTTCACTCTGCCCTCTGTTATGACTTTCTTAGGGAAAACATGGAAAAGGGACgcttgccccgcccccatggcCCAACCCTCGAGAGTACAGCATGTGCGCCACTCTGGGTGTCAGAGCAGCTAGCTTCACCTCTGTCTGGAGGCTgtagatgcttctgaatgctagttattggaaaccagaggaggggagaatatctcttgtgcccaggtcctccttgagggtttcccatTGGTGCGCCGGGTTGACCACTGAGAGAAtagaattctggactagatgggacactgctctgatccagcaggcttctctTATGTCCTTAAATGTGATCAAATTAATAAGGAAGGACACAGGGAGGAtgatgcaattacagtggtacctcgggttacatacgcttcaggttacatacacttcatacACTTCAAcgaagaaatagtgcttcaggttaagaactttgcttcaggatgagaacagaaatcgtgctccagcggcacggcggcagcaggaggccccattagctaaagtggtgcctcagattaagaacagtttcaggttaagaacggacctctggaacgaattaagtacttaacccgaggtaccactgtatattctttttaaacaaatttgATGCTCAGGCTTGTATGCTTCCAAGTTGAACAGgccaaggtctctctctctctctctctctctctctctctctctctctctctctctctctctctctctctggtttattTCCCATTTGTTCTTCTTTCCAGCAATACCCAGTCAAGTTTGGGCTTGGCAGCTGCCCAGCTAATAATGGACCCATCGTCCCTGTCGTCTACGACACCGGAAATGCGCAGCAAACGGCGTTCTATTACTCTCCAAATTCCAGAGGCAAGTCCATTCCAGTCTGAAGATACGCCCACATGGATTTTCCtacaaggatcctgggaactttagtttgttaagggaattgtagctcggggAGGGGTAAGTTAGaacccccaggattctttggggggggcggagctgtgtgctttaaaggtacgtTGAATGTGCACCATCCGTTTTATATATGTGTTGCGGACGTGAGCTTTGTCCCCAtgcctttcaaagaggattacacaaattcgcggaggaggagaaagctgtcAATTGCTCTCAGCCACCAAGACTGTGTTCTCCCTCCCCGCCTCTCTGTCTTTGCAGGTGAATTCGTCGCTGGCTACATACAGTTCCGGGTCTTCAACAACGAGAAAGCTGCCATGGCGCTCTGTGCTGGGATCAAAGCCACCGGCTGTAACACAGAAACGGTGAGTTGTAAGTTGGTGGAAAGAGAggcaggactcagctacattgttgttgttgttgtttagtcgtgtccccgtggaccagagcacgccaggccctcctgtcttccactgcctcccgcagttgggtcaaactcatgttggtagctccgagaacactgtcccgccatcttgtcctctgtcgtccccttctccttgtgccctccatctttcccaacatcatttcCTGatgttccttcagaatggagaggtttgatcttcttgcagtccatgggactctcaagagtctcctccagcaccagaattcaaaagcagctacattagcaaagaaaaaaggaactgaatgtgttttaaacatgcaacaccagatggcggaAGAGAGAAGGAATGGTTTAAAATGAGATTTCCCTagtggcggagctagctgctcaggcacctggaggggtgggggtggaggagctgTCCAGGGGGGCCATTGGCGCCCATTGGGGATGATCGGCACTGCGATCATTGGCCACTGGGGGCTATTGGCACGGCAATCGGCGCCCATTGGGGGCGATTAGTGCCCAGGGGGCCAGGGTGGGGATCCGCtcaggggggattttgtcacccctctgAGGGATGACACCCAGCGTGGGCCACCCCCACCTACCTATGCCCCTGGGTTTCCCCTCGgattttttctccttttatttaaaacaatttaatttctgacttaccgtacttttccgtgtataagactaggttttttaaaattaaaaattatgttGATAActgtgggtcgtcttatacacggatacaatcttcccccattttctcaatttggagtcccaaaaatagggggtgggGCGTCTTATACTTGGGGGCATCTTATAAACGAAAacatgtagtacagtggtacctcgggttaagtacttaattcgttctggaggtccgttcttaacctgaaactgttcttaactggaagcaccactttagctaatggggcctcctgctgctgccgcacgatttctgttctcatcctgaagcaaagttcttaacccgaggtactatttctgggttagcggagtctgtacactgaagcgtctgtaacctgaagcgtatgtagccccaggtaccactgtatttatagtgGTTTCCCCACTGTGTTTAGATCCACTCCCGgggtggcatagtggttagagtgtcggactaggacctgagagacaggggttcaaatccttgctcagccatgGAGATCACTGGGTTTGACCTTTTTGGGTGGGGGGTAGTTGctgcctctcagactaacctacctcacagggttattgcggggattaaatgggggggggggggaaggaaaccaCGTATTCCACCTTGCAGGAAAAAAAGGCGTGATaaatatcgtattttttgctctataagactctctttttccctcctaaaaagtaaagggaaatgtgtgggcatcttatggagcggatgcaggctgcacagctatcccagaagccagaacagcaagagggattttctgctttcgctgcgcagcgatccctcttgctgttctggcttctgagattcataatacagtggtgcctcgcaagacgaaattaattcgttccgcgagttttgtcgtcttgcgatttttttcgtcttgcgaagcacggtgtcgggaaagttttggaaaagcttcaaaaatcaccaaagtcttcaaaaacctcaaaaaaggctaccacaccgagtgctatgagttgctcctcgaagtcaagtcgcaactgtattaatggtgttaagaaaaaggaaacaaacttgcaagacgtttccgtcttgcgaagcaagcccatagggaaaatcgtcttgcgaagcagctcaaaaaacaaaaaaccctttcgtcttgcgagttttccgtcttgcgaggcattcgtcttgcgaggtaccaatgtttttttttttttcttgtttcctcctcccaaaactaggtgcgtcttgtggtttggtgcgtcttatagggtgaaaaatgcagtaaataataataaaagaggcAGGATAAGTTTGGGAGCTGTATTGTCCCGCCGGCGATGTCGAATATGATGCAGGCCACTCCCAATTCCGAGCTAGACTCTCCCAAATTTTCTTTCCCCAGTTCTGTGTCGGTGGAGGAGGGTACTTTCCAGAATCAAGCCGGCAGTGCGGCGACTACACGGCCTTCGACTGGGAAGGCTACGGCACTCACACTGGCTGGAGTGCTTCAAAACAGTTGCTGGAGTCTGCGATGCTGATCTTTTACCGCTGAGTCTAAGACCGCTGCCGATTCTCT includes:
- the LOC114586932 gene encoding intelectin-1-like, translated to MKALVAILLCVIVFPKGLECDTDGCIASLKRDILKLMVKWEDASCLQNQQGLVPNLLQTLPRSCKEIKTALEGAPDGLYFLSTEDGEIYQTFCDMSTNGGGWTLVASIHENNIYGKCTLGDRWSSQQGNTASYPSGEGNWSNNNTFGTAVGSTCDDYKNPGYSDLQARDMAIWHVPNNTPMREWRDSAFLRYHTETGFLSVEGGNLHGLYQQYPVKFGLGSCPANNGPIVPVVYDTGNAQQTAFYYSPNSRGEFVAGYIQFRVFNNEKAAMALCAGIKATGCNTETFCVGGGGYFPESSRQCGDYTAFDWEGYGTHTGWSASKQLLESAMLIFYR